A part of Variovorax sp. HW608 genomic DNA contains:
- a CDS encoding Bug family tripartite tricarboxylate transporter substrate binding protein, whose amino-acid sequence MTTSTLLPSSALRRRFLVSGLALATSLGVSAQGNWPTGRVITWVVPYPPGGSTDVLGRSVAQKVGSALGTSVIVDNRAGATGTIGAAFVAKAAPDGYTLLGTSIGPQAIAPHLMGKLPYDPLQSFAPVVTIGTIPHILVVGADQPYKTVANLVAAAKAQPGKLAFASGGTGTVLQMQGELLKQQTGVQLIHVPYKGDTPALQDTLGGQVNFMFAPAAAALPHVQSGKLRALAVTSAARLKALPDVPTMGEAGMKNFVVEQWQAVFAPAGTPAPVVERLNREINAALKDPSITALADKLGVTLVGGTPQQLGDLQKADSAKWAEVIRKGNIKAE is encoded by the coding sequence ATGACGACAAGCACCCTTCTTCCATCCTCTGCGCTTCGCAGACGCTTCCTGGTGAGCGGCCTCGCCCTGGCCACCTCCTTGGGCGTGTCGGCGCAGGGCAACTGGCCCACCGGGCGCGTCATCACCTGGGTCGTTCCCTACCCTCCGGGCGGGAGCACCGACGTGCTGGGCCGCAGCGTCGCGCAGAAGGTCGGCAGCGCGCTCGGCACCAGCGTGATCGTCGACAACCGCGCGGGCGCGACCGGGACCATCGGCGCCGCATTCGTCGCCAAGGCCGCTCCGGATGGCTACACGCTCCTGGGCACGTCGATCGGTCCGCAAGCCATTGCGCCGCACCTGATGGGGAAGCTCCCCTACGACCCGCTCCAGAGCTTCGCGCCCGTGGTGACGATCGGCACGATCCCGCACATCCTGGTCGTCGGGGCCGACCAACCCTACAAGACGGTTGCCAACCTGGTTGCCGCCGCAAAGGCACAACCAGGCAAGCTGGCTTTCGCATCGGGTGGAACCGGAACGGTGCTGCAGATGCAGGGCGAGCTGCTCAAGCAGCAAACCGGCGTGCAACTCATCCATGTGCCCTACAAGGGCGACACGCCTGCACTGCAGGACACGCTGGGTGGGCAGGTGAACTTCATGTTCGCCCCCGCGGCCGCGGCGCTTCCCCACGTCCAGTCCGGCAAGCTGCGCGCGCTCGCAGTGACCTCGGCGGCCCGTCTCAAGGCGCTCCCGGATGTCCCCACGATGGGCGAAGCCGGCATGAAGAACTTCGTGGTCGAGCAGTGGCAGGCCGTCTTCGCCCCCGCCGGCACGCCCGCGCCCGTCGTCGAGCGACTGAACCGCGAGATCAATGCCGCGCTGAAGGACCCGTCCATCACCGCGCTCGCGGACAAGCTGGGCGTCACCCTGGTCGGCGGCACACCGCAACAACTGGGCGACCTGCAGAAAGCCGACTCCGCCAAATGGGCCGAGGTCATCCGCAAAGGAAACATCAAGGCCGAGTGA
- a CDS encoding hydroxyacid dehydrogenase — protein MSAILVTGADLAPQALELLEGYDLVYAGKAPTEEDVAVLCKAHNPVAIIVRYGKLTAAMMDAAPALKVIAKHGTGTDTIDKAAAKARGIEVVAAVGANAAAVAEQSLALMLACAKSVVELNDRMHQGHWDKANHKSLELGSRTVGLVGLGAIGRRFAKMADAMGMRVIGFDPYAKDVPGYVKVVDLDTLWRESDVVSLHCPLTDDNRGMLNASALAKCKRGVIVINTARGGLVDEQALLAALRTGQVASAGLDSFAVEPLAAGHPFQKQERVVMSPHIGGVTGDAYVNMGVGAARNLLAVLAHA, from the coding sequence GTGAGCGCCATTCTCGTGACGGGCGCCGACCTCGCGCCGCAGGCTCTCGAATTGCTCGAGGGCTATGACCTGGTCTACGCAGGCAAGGCGCCGACCGAGGAGGACGTGGCGGTCCTCTGCAAGGCGCACAACCCGGTCGCCATCATCGTGCGCTACGGCAAGCTCACCGCCGCGATGATGGACGCGGCGCCCGCCTTGAAGGTCATTGCGAAGCACGGCACCGGCACCGACACGATCGACAAGGCGGCGGCCAAGGCGCGCGGCATCGAAGTGGTGGCGGCGGTCGGCGCCAATGCCGCGGCCGTGGCCGAGCAGTCTCTCGCGCTCATGCTGGCGTGCGCCAAGTCCGTGGTCGAGCTCAACGATCGCATGCATCAAGGCCACTGGGACAAGGCGAACCACAAGAGCCTCGAACTCGGCAGCCGGACCGTGGGCCTGGTCGGCCTCGGCGCCATCGGCCGGCGCTTTGCGAAGATGGCGGACGCCATGGGCATGCGCGTGATCGGCTTCGATCCCTACGCCAAGGACGTGCCGGGCTACGTCAAGGTCGTGGACCTCGACACCCTCTGGCGCGAATCGGATGTCGTGTCGCTGCACTGTCCGCTCACGGACGACAACCGCGGCATGCTGAACGCATCCGCGCTCGCGAAGTGCAAGCGTGGCGTGATCGTCATCAACACCGCGCGCGGCGGACTGGTCGACGAGCAAGCGCTGCTCGCGGCACTCCGGACGGGCCAGGTCGCGAGCGCCGGCCTGGACTCCTTCGCGGTCGAGCCCCTGGCTGCCGGCCATCCCTTCCAGAAGCAGGAACGCGTCGTGATGAGCCCGCACATCGGCGGCGTCACCGGTGATGCCTACGTGAACATGGGGGTCGGCGCTGCCCGGAACTTGCTCGCCGTGCTCGCACACGCATAG
- a CDS encoding amidohydrolase family protein — MPASRCSRRRVPADVPYSAGSQPPGPAVPAGACDCHLHVYDSRFPTAPGARLLPPDASISDYRLLQQRIGTHRAVLVTPSTYGTDNRVMLQALAALGPDGRGVAVIDGSESDEQLDELHAQGVRGVRLNLSLGLTGSVEMLEPIAHRIADLGWHLQLLMPADVLASLGNTLGQLPVQLVFDHFGRIAPAQQGTHRAHALVLALLREGRAWVKLSGGYVVSPQSSTDDPALASLARSYLQASPGRVVWGTDWPHATASAGLHPMPDDARQMDRLADWTADADLFRRVLVDNPSALYGFA, encoded by the coding sequence ATGCCTGCTTCCCGTTGCTCTCGCCGCCGAGTGCCGGCCGATGTGCCCTACTCGGCTGGCTCGCAGCCACCCGGCCCCGCAGTGCCGGCAGGCGCATGCGATTGCCATCTGCATGTCTACGACAGCCGCTTCCCGACCGCGCCGGGCGCACGACTTCTCCCCCCTGACGCATCGATTTCCGACTATCGCCTTCTGCAGCAGCGCATAGGCACGCACCGTGCCGTTCTGGTCACCCCCTCGACCTACGGAACCGACAACCGGGTCATGCTGCAAGCGCTGGCTGCACTCGGCCCGGATGGCCGCGGTGTCGCAGTCATCGACGGCTCGGAGAGCGACGAGCAGCTCGATGAACTCCATGCGCAGGGCGTGCGCGGCGTTCGCCTGAACCTGTCCTTGGGTCTGACCGGTTCGGTCGAGATGCTCGAGCCCATCGCGCATCGCATCGCCGACCTGGGCTGGCACCTTCAACTGCTGATGCCGGCGGATGTTCTCGCAAGCCTCGGCAACACCTTGGGGCAACTGCCGGTGCAGCTGGTCTTCGATCACTTCGGCCGCATCGCGCCTGCTCAGCAAGGCACCCACCGCGCGCATGCGCTCGTGCTCGCGTTGCTCCGCGAAGGCCGGGCCTGGGTCAAGTTGTCCGGCGGCTACGTCGTGAGCCCGCAGTCTTCCACGGACGACCCGGCGCTGGCATCGCTGGCACGCAGCTATCTCCAGGCGTCTCCCGGCCGCGTCGTCTGGGGAACCGACTGGCCTCATGCGACCGCGTCGGCAGGCTTGCACCCCATGCCCGACGACGCGCGCCAGATGGATCGATTGGCCGACTGGACTGCCGATGCAGACCTGTTCCGTCGCGTGCTCGTCGACAACCCGAGCGCCCTCTACGGCTTTGCTTGA
- a CDS encoding RraA family protein yields MSQLPEIVREFERVSAEVVAKAATFQAAILADVAGRRGTMNARVAPVHHSMAVAGPAFTVEVRPGDNLMVHAAIALAKPGDVLVIDGKGDQTAALMGTLMLSACKKQGLAGVIVDGAIRDKLDLLELGFPVFSAGFNPAGPTKFVPGRINHPISAGGTMVNPGDLIVGDADGVVVIEREKAPAMLALADKKLADEAARQAAINRGDTASKWLPAALRAAGVLEEGESL; encoded by the coding sequence ATGAGTCAACTTCCCGAAATCGTTCGCGAGTTCGAACGCGTGTCCGCCGAAGTCGTCGCCAAGGCGGCAACATTCCAGGCCGCCATCCTTGCGGATGTCGCAGGCCGTCGCGGCACGATGAACGCCCGGGTCGCCCCGGTTCACCACAGCATGGCCGTCGCCGGCCCCGCTTTCACCGTCGAGGTCCGGCCGGGCGACAACCTGATGGTCCACGCCGCCATCGCGCTGGCCAAGCCGGGCGACGTCCTGGTGATCGACGGCAAGGGTGACCAGACCGCGGCCCTGATGGGGACGCTGATGCTCAGCGCCTGCAAGAAGCAGGGCCTGGCCGGCGTGATCGTCGACGGCGCCATCCGCGACAAGCTCGATCTGCTGGAGCTTGGCTTTCCGGTCTTCAGCGCAGGCTTCAATCCCGCCGGGCCGACGAAGTTCGTTCCGGGCCGCATCAATCACCCGATCTCCGCCGGCGGCACGATGGTGAACCCGGGCGACCTGATCGTCGGCGATGCCGATGGCGTGGTCGTGATCGAACGCGAGAAGGCGCCCGCCATGCTGGCCCTCGCCGACAAGAAGCTGGCGGACGAAGCTGCTCGCCAGGCGGCGATCAACCGCGGCGACACCGCGTCCAAGTGGTTGCCCGCCGCGCTGCGCGCCGCCGGCGTCCTCGAGGAAGGGGAATCGCTGTGA
- a CDS encoding Bug family tripartite tricarboxylate transporter substrate binding protein, whose protein sequence is MHRIKHSKALFQTAFLGAALVGVATMAAHAEAPNYPSKPVRIVVGFSAGGPTDVIARAFADFAARSLGKPFVIDNKPGANTILAAEAVASAPADGYTLLVGATNHTMIPALYSARVKFDAVRSFAPVCTVAVSPTVLVVGPSMKTPTLAAFLQQVKAEPGKRTYATPGTGSSGHFASAQFTRLTGTSMNHIPYKGAAQVVTDLMGGQVDSSFATLGSVLPQIQAGKLTALAVAAPQRSSLLPQVPTFEEAGVKGYRADAWYGLLAPAGTPAAVVATLQRTAQAFAQDPATREKLKGLGMESQSVCGSAFGDQLQREVQGYKQLARELDIKAE, encoded by the coding sequence ATGCATCGCATCAAGCATTCCAAGGCCTTGTTCCAGACCGCGTTCCTGGGCGCAGCACTGGTGGGCGTGGCCACAATGGCGGCCCACGCCGAAGCGCCCAACTACCCTTCCAAACCCGTGCGAATCGTCGTCGGCTTCTCGGCCGGAGGGCCGACGGATGTGATCGCCCGGGCCTTCGCCGACTTCGCGGCGCGATCGCTCGGCAAGCCCTTCGTGATCGACAACAAGCCGGGCGCCAACACCATTCTTGCGGCCGAGGCGGTGGCCAGCGCGCCTGCCGATGGCTACACGCTGCTCGTCGGCGCGACCAACCACACGATGATTCCGGCGCTCTACAGCGCGCGGGTCAAGTTCGATGCCGTGCGCTCCTTCGCGCCGGTTTGCACGGTGGCGGTCAGCCCCACGGTGCTCGTCGTCGGTCCGTCGATGAAGACGCCGACCCTCGCGGCCTTTCTCCAGCAAGTGAAGGCCGAGCCCGGCAAGCGCACCTACGCAACGCCCGGCACCGGCAGCTCGGGCCACTTCGCCAGCGCCCAGTTCACCAGGCTGACCGGCACGAGCATGAACCACATCCCCTACAAGGGTGCCGCGCAGGTCGTGACGGACCTGATGGGTGGCCAGGTGGACAGCTCGTTCGCCACGCTGGGCTCGGTCCTGCCGCAAATCCAGGCGGGCAAGCTGACCGCCCTCGCCGTGGCGGCACCGCAGCGCTCGTCGCTGCTGCCCCAGGTGCCCACGTTCGAGGAGGCCGGCGTGAAGGGCTACCGGGCGGATGCCTGGTATGGGTTGCTCGCGCCAGCGGGCACGCCTGCCGCGGTGGTCGCCACGCTGCAAAGGACGGCACAGGCCTTCGCGCAAGACCCGGCCACCCGGGAGAAGCTGAAGGGCCTGGGCATGGAGTCGCAAAGCGTGTGCGGTTCCGCGTTCGGCGACCAGCTGCAGCGCGAAGTACAGGGCTACAAGCAGCTCGCGCGCGAACTCGACATCAAGGCCGAGTGA
- a CDS encoding cytochrome-c peroxidase — translation MTAGCGGGGGGGGSASPLAISATSTTQAVPGTAVTAASIGEKIFSDRSLSASGQMSCASCHDPATGHASPFSTSVAFGGPNLDQPGTRSPPSLRYLRFNTPFLFASDGTPTGGFDWDGRAGTLADQARRPFLSANEMANADAAAVVAKVAAASYAADFKALFGANIFADPDTAFDRIVFALERYQRESDEFAPFTSKFDYFTAGKVAFNDQESRGLAVFNRGDKGNCAACHPSIKPSNAPGALFTDFSFDSLGLPRNMAIPANADPSYFDMGLCGPTRTDLANRSDLCGAFKVPSLRNVALRHRFFHNGQFDSLEQVVRFYVRRDTNPEEWFPADPATGQPDVYNDLPPERRGNVNVTEVPYNKKAGEQPYLDESEIQDLVAFLKTLTDGYAP, via the coding sequence GTGACGGCCGGATGTGGTGGTGGGGGTGGTGGGGGCGGTAGTGCTTCGCCGCTGGCGATCTCCGCGACTTCGACCACGCAGGCGGTGCCCGGCACCGCGGTGACGGCCGCAAGCATTGGAGAGAAGATCTTCTCGGACCGGTCGCTGTCGGCATCCGGACAAATGTCCTGCGCGAGTTGCCATGACCCTGCGACCGGGCACGCCTCGCCGTTCTCCACGTCGGTGGCGTTCGGTGGTCCCAACCTCGATCAGCCCGGCACGCGCTCGCCTCCGTCGCTGCGCTATCTGCGGTTCAACACGCCGTTCTTGTTCGCGTCGGACGGAACGCCCACGGGTGGATTCGACTGGGACGGCCGTGCCGGCACGCTGGCCGACCAGGCCCGCCGCCCCTTCCTGAGCGCCAACGAAATGGCCAATGCGGACGCGGCAGCGGTGGTCGCGAAGGTCGCCGCGGCTTCTTACGCGGCCGATTTCAAAGCACTGTTCGGCGCCAACATCTTCGCAGACCCGGACACCGCCTTCGACCGCATCGTGTTCGCGCTGGAGCGCTACCAGCGCGAGAGCGATGAGTTCGCCCCATTCACCAGCAAGTTCGACTACTTCACCGCCGGCAAGGTCGCATTCAATGACCAAGAGTCCCGCGGCCTTGCAGTCTTCAATCGCGGCGACAAGGGCAACTGCGCGGCCTGCCATCCCAGCATCAAGCCGTCGAATGCGCCCGGCGCGCTGTTCACCGACTTCAGCTTCGACAGCCTCGGCCTGCCGCGCAACATGGCCATTCCCGCGAATGCGGACCCCTCGTACTTCGACATGGGCCTGTGTGGTCCCACGCGCACGGATCTCGCCAATCGCAGCGACCTGTGCGGCGCCTTCAAGGTGCCGAGCCTGCGCAATGTGGCGCTGCGCCACCGCTTCTTCCACAACGGGCAGTTCGACTCGCTTGAGCAGGTCGTGCGCTTCTACGTTCGGCGCGACACCAATCCGGAGGAATGGTTTCCGGCCGACCCCGCCACCGGCCAGCCGGATGTCTACAACGATCTTCCTCCGGAACGCCGCGGCAACGTCAACGTGACGGAGGTTCCCTACAACAAGAAGGCCGGCGAGCAGCCCTACCTGGACGAATCCGAGATCCAGGACCTCGTGGCCTTCCTGAAGACGCTGACCGACGGCTACGCACCGTGA